The following proteins come from a genomic window of Trinickia caryophylli:
- a CDS encoding type VI lipase adapter Tla3 domain-containing protein: MKRTLIFLSRSKVLPYVLILVGLTIAWLGYSLFRSYRYWAITGQLDDEMGSAMRNGLLVIASVGALAFLGHWIWRASSGHENTSSMRPAVGTPTAIATSVNPDVARVLAGTGERYALEIRAIGLAVSGRHQDTVWKQLKEKNNNFESLLSADADEYGASRDQRRIFSQVDTGAAFRYAAGEAVDHWPIPVIIVGPPRGADTPWDRAASRIVDARQKAGLGVTEFLWLSDHNTTSAAPAVTELFEFFDKHPDVPAALLVSQDGMQYRWHKLTPGTPPEPPGPFIPPIPDSMGGLLVTRTDRVDRLVRPYAVQMTADIDKTKTQYDVVKQWNFYWDKDTQAQRDAEARGEYEPGTMKADWWISQLPELWKQIGNKGPGDFKPSPFLPVRWANWQVEEFDEAPRLGYLHRPVEVKLTDDHGKPLKRADEAQRLQDGWKQALATLPEGVKPARVFYDTTLDRAWAIPLTQALRGDGLDLGNVEEGYDIGRRIGNTGVSSALVQLCLATVAGYEQGGASATVNLIDGKSASIVMVSPPDAASKAANQKNRGPNPFKYRTP, encoded by the coding sequence ATGAAGAGGACTTTAATCTTCCTGTCGCGCTCCAAAGTGCTTCCCTACGTGCTGATTTTGGTGGGACTGACGATTGCGTGGCTCGGATATTCACTGTTTCGCTCCTACCGATATTGGGCGATTACAGGACAACTGGATGATGAAATGGGAAGTGCGATGCGCAACGGTCTGCTTGTGATTGCTTCAGTGGGAGCCTTGGCGTTCTTGGGGCACTGGATATGGAGAGCGTCGAGTGGGCATGAAAATACATCATCGATGCGCCCTGCTGTCGGGACACCGACGGCTATCGCGACCTCCGTGAATCCGGATGTGGCGCGCGTGCTTGCAGGTACCGGCGAGAGATACGCACTCGAAATCCGGGCGATTGGTCTAGCCGTATCTGGACGGCATCAGGATACGGTATGGAAGCAGTTGAAAGAGAAAAACAACAATTTCGAGTCACTACTATCAGCCGATGCCGACGAGTATGGAGCTAGCCGCGACCAGCGCCGCATTTTCTCCCAAGTCGATACCGGCGCTGCATTCAGGTACGCTGCAGGCGAAGCCGTCGATCATTGGCCGATTCCAGTGATTATCGTCGGGCCACCAAGGGGGGCGGACACCCCGTGGGACCGAGCGGCGAGCCGGATCGTCGATGCCCGTCAAAAGGCGGGGCTCGGCGTGACGGAGTTCCTCTGGCTGAGTGATCACAACACGACCAGCGCAGCCCCTGCTGTTACGGAGCTATTCGAATTCTTCGACAAGCATCCAGACGTCCCCGCCGCGCTGCTGGTGTCGCAGGATGGGATGCAATATCGCTGGCATAAGTTGACGCCCGGTACGCCACCGGAGCCACCCGGTCCGTTCATCCCGCCGATCCCGGACAGTATGGGAGGACTGCTGGTTACCCGGACTGACCGGGTAGACCGTTTGGTTCGACCTTATGCCGTGCAAATGACTGCGGACATCGACAAGACCAAGACGCAATACGATGTGGTGAAACAATGGAATTTCTACTGGGACAAGGATACTCAGGCCCAGAGAGACGCAGAAGCGAGAGGGGAATACGAGCCGGGCACGATGAAAGCCGACTGGTGGATTTCTCAGTTGCCGGAGTTATGGAAGCAAATCGGCAACAAGGGGCCGGGCGACTTCAAGCCGAGCCCTTTTCTGCCGGTACGATGGGCGAACTGGCAAGTTGAAGAGTTCGACGAAGCCCCCCGGCTGGGCTACCTGCACCGCCCCGTGGAAGTGAAGCTGACCGATGACCATGGTAAACCGTTGAAGCGCGCCGACGAGGCACAGCGTCTGCAGGACGGCTGGAAACAGGCATTGGCCACGCTCCCCGAAGGCGTAAAACCTGCACGCGTGTTTTACGACACGACGCTGGATCGTGCATGGGCGATTCCGCTGACGCAGGCATTGCGAGGCGACGGGCTTGACCTCGGCAATGTGGAGGAAGGCTACGACATTGGCCGCCGGATCGGCAACACGGGAGTGAGTTCGGCGCTGGTACAACTGTGCCTCGCGACGGTGGCGGGCTACGAGCAAGGCGGTGCGAGCGCAACGGTGAATCTGATCGACGGAAAGTCGGCGAGCATCGTGATGGTGAGCCCGCCGGATGCGGCGAGCAAAGCCGCAAACCAAAAGAATCGCGGCCCGAATCCGTTCAAGTATCGGACACCTTGA
- a CDS encoding type VI lipase adapter Tla3 domain-containing protein, with protein MGWSVNVRNGLLVIASVGVFAFLGHWMWNASVGHESASSMRAPGNAPAIIGTSVNPDVTHVLAGTGEKYALEIRAIGLAVKGAHQDTVWKQIQEKANNYETILSSDPKSCGKNRDERRVFSDVATGAAFEYAAGEAVDHWPVPVIIIGPPRGPNSRWYRAAVEIVGGRQSAGLGVTEFLWVNDHNTTSAAPAVTELFEFFDKHPDVPAALILTQDGMQYRWAAETPGTPPEPPGPFIPPIPDSMGGLLVTRTDRVDRLVRPYAVQMTADIDKTKTQYDVVKQWNFYWDKDAQAEKAAKAAGQYDAGTMKADWWISQLPELWKQIGNKGPGDFKPSPFLPVRWANWQVEEFDEAPRLGYLHRPVEVKLTDDHGKPLRRADEAQRLQDGWKQALATLPEGVKPARVFYDTTLDRAWAIPLTQALRGDGLDLGNVEEGYDIGRRIGNTGVSSALVQLCLATVAGYEQGGASATVNLIDGKSASIVMVSPPDAASKAANQKNRGPNPFKYRAP; from the coding sequence ATGGGATGGAGCGTGAATGTGCGCAATGGCCTACTGGTGATCGCTTCGGTGGGTGTGTTCGCGTTCCTGGGGCATTGGATGTGGAATGCATCGGTGGGGCATGAAAGCGCCTCATCGATGCGGGCACCGGGTAACGCGCCGGCCATAATCGGCACGTCCGTGAATCCTGACGTGACTCACGTGCTTGCAGGCACAGGCGAGAAATATGCGCTGGAAATCCGCGCGATTGGCCTCGCGGTGAAGGGGGCGCATCAAGACACGGTATGGAAGCAGATCCAGGAGAAGGCGAACAACTACGAGACGATTCTTTCGTCCGATCCGAAAAGCTGCGGAAAGAACCGCGACGAGCGGAGGGTTTTTTCGGATGTCGCGACGGGAGCTGCATTCGAATACGCCGCAGGCGAAGCCGTCGATCACTGGCCGGTGCCCGTGATTATCATCGGGCCGCCGAGAGGGCCCAATTCGCGCTGGTACCGCGCCGCAGTTGAAATTGTAGGAGGGCGGCAGAGTGCGGGCCTGGGTGTGACGGAGTTTCTCTGGGTGAACGATCACAACACAACGAGCGCTGCGCCGGCTGTTACGGAGCTATTCGAATTCTTCGATAAGCATCCGGACGTTCCGGCCGCATTGATCCTGACGCAAGATGGGATGCAATACCGATGGGCAGCCGAGACGCCCGGTACGCCACCGGAGCCACCCGGTCCGTTCATCCCGCCGATTCCGGACAGTATGGGAGGACTCCTGGTTACCCGGACTGACCGGGTAGACCGTTTGGTTCGACCTTATGCCGTGCAAATGACTGCGGACATCGACAAGACGAAGACGCAATACGATGTGGTCAAACAATGGAATTTCTACTGGGACAAGGATGCTCAGGCCGAAAAAGCCGCGAAAGCGGCGGGCCAGTACGACGCCGGCACGATGAAAGCCGACTGGTGGATTTCTCAGTTGCCTGAGTTGTGGAAGCAAATCGGCAACAAGGGGCCGGGCGACTTCAAGCCGAGCCCTTTTCTGCCGGTACGATGGGCGAACTGGCAAGTTGAAGAGTTCGACGAAGCCCCCCGGCTGGGCTACCTGCACCGCCCCGTGGAAGTGAAGCTGACCGATGACCATGGTAAACCGTTGAGGCGCGCCGACGAGGCACAGCGTCTGCAGGACGGCTGGAAACAGGCATTGGCGACACTGCCCGAAGGCGTAAAACCTGCGCGCGTGTTTTACGACACGACGCTGGATCGCGCATGGGCGATTCCGCTGACGCAGGCATTGCGAGGCGACGGGCTTGATCTCGGCAATGTGGAGGAAGGCTATGACATTGGGCGCCGGATCGGCAACACGGGAGTGAGTTCGGCGCTGGTACAACTATGTCTCGCGACGGTGGCGGGCTACGAGCAAGGTGGTGCGAGCGCAACGGTGAATCTGATCGACGGAAAGTCGGCGAGCATCGTGATGGTGAGCCCGCCGGATGCGGCGAGCAAAGCCGCAAACCAAAAGAATCGCGGCCCGAATCCGTTCAAGTATCGGGCACCTTGA
- a CDS encoding aldehyde dehydrogenase family protein, giving the protein MKSFDPAGVSVRGAHFIGGEYVEPGGLRLEVKRPSDGAAYAAVPVGDSATVNEAVECAWRTWRASGWGRMAPRERARVLRRFADLVAADAPTLAPLEALGSTRPVRDAFAWDVPFTAEGIRFFAEFADKLGGQVAATDHDHLGMTIAEPYGVVGAIAPWNFPLVMASWKIAPALAAGNAVVLKPSELTPFSVLRLAELAVEAGVPAGLFNVVQGDGRTTGDALVRHPLIGKVTFTGSTRTGAAIMAACAESGTKPVTLELGGKSPQIVFADAPRLDDVARRIAAAITNNAGQVCVAGSRLLVERRIAEPLAERIAKCFATLEAGPTWHERTTLAPIVSQRQAATIETIVDETLAAGASLRYGGCRAECDTTGGAYYAPTLIADVTPESAAVRREIFGPVLTLQSFDTEEEALALAQHPEYGLAAGVHTADIGRALRFVRGLEAGTVWVNRYGRSADFAIPTGGYKRSGIGKDLGREAYEANLRFKSVLIDLNG; this is encoded by the coding sequence ATGAAAAGTTTCGATCCGGCCGGCGTCTCCGTACGCGGCGCGCATTTCATCGGCGGAGAATATGTCGAGCCGGGCGGCTTGCGGCTCGAGGTCAAGCGGCCATCCGACGGCGCAGCTTATGCTGCGGTTCCTGTCGGCGATTCGGCCACCGTCAACGAGGCCGTGGAGTGCGCGTGGCGGACGTGGCGCGCGAGCGGCTGGGGGCGCATGGCGCCGCGCGAGCGGGCCCGTGTCCTGCGGCGTTTTGCCGATCTCGTCGCGGCCGATGCGCCGACGCTCGCGCCGCTCGAAGCGCTTGGCTCCACGCGCCCCGTGCGCGACGCCTTCGCGTGGGACGTGCCGTTTACCGCCGAAGGCATCCGGTTTTTCGCGGAATTCGCCGACAAGCTCGGCGGCCAGGTTGCGGCAACCGATCACGACCATCTGGGAATGACGATCGCCGAGCCTTACGGCGTGGTGGGCGCCATCGCACCTTGGAATTTCCCGCTCGTCATGGCCTCGTGGAAAATCGCGCCCGCGCTCGCGGCCGGCAACGCGGTCGTGCTGAAGCCTTCCGAACTGACGCCGTTTTCCGTGCTGCGCCTGGCCGAACTCGCCGTCGAGGCGGGCGTGCCGGCCGGCCTTTTCAACGTCGTGCAAGGCGACGGCCGTACGACGGGCGATGCGCTCGTGCGCCATCCGCTCATCGGCAAGGTCACCTTCACGGGCTCCACGCGCACGGGCGCCGCGATCATGGCCGCATGCGCCGAGTCGGGCACGAAGCCCGTGACGCTGGAATTGGGTGGCAAGAGTCCTCAGATCGTGTTCGCCGATGCGCCGCGCCTTGACGACGTCGCGCGCCGGATTGCGGCCGCCATCACGAACAACGCCGGGCAAGTATGCGTCGCTGGCTCGCGGCTGCTCGTCGAGCGCCGCATCGCCGAGCCGCTGGCCGAGCGCATCGCGAAATGCTTTGCGACGCTCGAAGCCGGCCCGACATGGCACGAGCGGACGACGCTCGCGCCCATCGTTTCGCAACGTCAGGCCGCAACGATAGAGACGATCGTCGACGAAACGCTCGCCGCCGGCGCGAGCCTGCGTTACGGCGGCTGCCGCGCCGAATGCGACACGACAGGCGGTGCCTATTACGCTCCTACGCTGATCGCAGATGTGACGCCCGAATCCGCCGCGGTCAGGCGCGAAATCTTCGGCCCCGTGCTGACGCTCCAAAGTTTCGACACGGAAGAGGAAGCGCTCGCCCTCGCGCAGCATCCGGAATATGGCCTCGCGGCGGGCGTCCATACGGCCGACATCGGGCGCGCACTGCGCTTCGTGCGCGGGCTCGAAGCGGGCACAGTCTGGGTCAACCGCTATGGGCGCAGCGCCGATTTCGCGATTCCGACGGGTGGCTACAAGCGCTCGGGCATCGGCAAGGACCTGGGGCGCGAGGCCTACGAGGCGAACCTGCGCTTCAAGAGCGTGCTCATCGATTTGAATGGCTGA
- a CDS encoding GNAT family N-acetyltransferase, translating into MSALIHYRRFTEEDIAAAHALTVELKWPHRVEDWRFVTGIGTGFAAVEGATLVGTALCWKYGSQTASLGMVIVAPSHQGRGIGRRLTELALEELGSRGTMLHATPAGRPLYEQLGFRAIGALDQHQGAALQPALVSLPPAERLRPLGASDLPRLVELASRTSGLDRAEVLPALLETADGIGLDRDGELIGFALFRRFGRGRAIGPVVAPKTDDPFRAKALIGHWLACNPGMFVRIDVPAEAGLTDWLEALGLSRVDHVAKMARNGDRIALHDDTYAQYGIINQAIC; encoded by the coding sequence GTGTCGGCTCTTATCCACTATCGGCGCTTTACCGAAGAAGACATCGCGGCGGCGCACGCGCTCACTGTCGAGCTGAAGTGGCCGCATCGCGTGGAGGACTGGCGGTTCGTAACCGGTATCGGCACGGGCTTCGCGGCGGTGGAAGGCGCGACGCTGGTCGGCACGGCACTGTGCTGGAAGTACGGCAGCCAGACGGCGTCGCTCGGCATGGTCATCGTCGCACCGTCGCATCAGGGTCGCGGCATCGGCCGCCGGCTTACCGAGCTCGCGCTCGAGGAACTCGGCTCGCGGGGCACTATGCTGCACGCGACGCCAGCCGGCCGGCCGCTCTACGAGCAACTCGGCTTTCGCGCGATCGGCGCGCTCGACCAACATCAGGGTGCCGCCCTGCAGCCCGCGCTCGTGAGCCTGCCGCCGGCCGAGCGCCTGCGTCCGCTCGGCGCGAGCGATCTGCCCCGCCTCGTCGAGCTCGCATCGCGCACGAGCGGCCTCGATCGTGCCGAGGTACTGCCGGCGCTCCTCGAGACCGCGGACGGCATCGGCCTCGATCGCGACGGCGAACTGATCGGCTTCGCGCTCTTTCGCCGCTTCGGCCGCGGCCGCGCCATCGGCCCTGTGGTCGCGCCTAAAACCGACGACCCATTCCGCGCCAAGGCGCTGATCGGCCACTGGCTGGCGTGCAATCCCGGCATGTTCGTGCGTATCGACGTGCCCGCGGAAGCGGGCCTGACCGACTGGCTGGAGGCGCTCGGGCTCTCGCGCGTCGACCATGTGGCAAAGATGGCACGCAACGGCGATCGCATCGCGTTGCACGATGACACCTACGCGCAGTACGGCATCATCAATCAGGCCATTTGCTGA
- a CDS encoding Lrp/AsnC family transcriptional regulator, with amino-acid sequence MSGDCKLDRIDLRILSQLQKRGRITNVELADAVGLSPSPCLIRVKRLEKAGYIAGYGAQIQLEKLGDVQIVFTEVTLADHRREDFIRFVDAIRHVDEIVECHLASGGYDYLLKFVTRSVSHYQSVIEGLLERDIGIEKYFSYVIIKSPFVKTHYPLEVLFPHG; translated from the coding sequence ATGAGCGGCGACTGCAAGCTGGACCGGATTGATCTGCGGATACTTTCGCAACTTCAGAAGCGAGGGCGCATCACGAACGTCGAGCTCGCCGACGCCGTTGGCCTCTCGCCGAGCCCGTGCCTCATCCGCGTCAAGCGGCTCGAGAAAGCCGGGTATATCGCCGGCTATGGCGCACAGATTCAGCTCGAAAAGCTCGGCGACGTGCAAATCGTATTCACCGAGGTGACGCTTGCCGATCATCGGCGGGAGGATTTCATTCGCTTCGTCGATGCAATCCGCCATGTCGACGAGATCGTCGAATGCCACCTCGCGAGCGGCGGATACGACTACCTGCTGAAGTTCGTCACGCGCAGCGTGAGCCACTATCAGAGCGTGATCGAAGGCTTGCTCGAACGCGATATCGGCATCGAAAAGTACTTCAGCTACGTCATCATCAAGTCGCCGTTCGTCAAGACGCACTATCCGCTCGAGGTGCTGTTTCCGCACGGTTAG
- a CDS encoding haloacid dehalogenase type II, protein MIDFEPKYITFDCYGTLIKFRMADMTRELYGSELDGERLDALVRFFAAYRRDEVLGAWKPYRDVVVDAFRRACKRVGVPFDEAKAESIYTAVPTWGPHPDVPEGLSRLAKKYKLVTLTNAADDQIQRNIDKLGAPFHAVFTAQQAQSYKPRMQGFEYMFDQLNCNPEDVLHVSSSLRYDLMTAHDLGIRHKAFVKRGHEPSTPYYEYYEVDDIPHLASLLGL, encoded by the coding sequence ATGATCGACTTCGAGCCGAAGTACATCACCTTCGATTGTTACGGAACCCTCATCAAATTCCGCATGGCCGACATGACGCGCGAGCTGTACGGCAGCGAACTCGACGGCGAGCGGCTCGATGCGCTCGTACGTTTTTTCGCGGCCTACCGCCGCGACGAGGTGCTCGGCGCATGGAAGCCGTATCGCGACGTGGTGGTCGACGCGTTTCGTCGCGCCTGCAAGCGCGTGGGCGTACCGTTCGACGAGGCCAAGGCCGAGAGCATCTATACGGCGGTGCCGACCTGGGGCCCCCACCCGGACGTGCCGGAAGGCCTTTCCCGGCTCGCGAAGAAATACAAGCTCGTGACGCTCACCAATGCGGCGGACGATCAGATTCAGCGCAACATCGACAAGCTCGGTGCGCCGTTTCATGCCGTCTTCACGGCACAGCAGGCCCAGTCCTACAAGCCGCGCATGCAAGGCTTCGAGTACATGTTCGACCAATTGAACTGCAACCCCGAAGACGTTCTCCATGTGTCTTCGAGCCTGCGCTACGACCTGATGACGGCGCATGACCTCGGCATCAGGCATAAGGCCTTCGTCAAACGCGGGCACGAACCGTCGACACCGTATTACGAATATTACGAAGTCGACGACATTCCGCATCTCGCCTCGCTGCTCGGCCTTTGA
- a CDS encoding aspartate aminotransferase family protein: MPISSLIEADRQHLIHPVVNYRAHEARGVTVLESARGAFVRDAEGNELLDAFSGLWCVNVGYGHESIVTAAAEQMRKLPYATGYFHFGNAPAIELASQLVERAPASLRHVYFTLGGSDAVDSAVRFITHFFNATGRPHKKQFIALERGYHGSSSTGSGLTALAAFHRHFDVPLPHQHHIASPYAYRSDYASDAALIAASVKALEAKVAALGGAERVAAFFCEPIQGSGGVIVPPVGWLKAMREACRRLGILFVADEVITGFGRTGPLFACEAEGVEPDLMTIAKGLTAGYAPMGAVMMSDEIYRGLADADSDAAIGHGYTYSAHPVSAAIGLEVMRLYHEGGLLDNAQALAPRFGAGLDALLAHPLVGDSRHRGLLGALELVADKETKAGFDPALKLPERIAAAAYRNKLIFRAFGDNILGFAPALSYTADEFDLLFERLARTLDDVLAQSDVRAALGSGIGAHAC, encoded by the coding sequence ATGCCGATCTCCTCGCTTATCGAAGCCGACCGTCAACATCTGATTCACCCCGTGGTCAACTATCGCGCGCACGAAGCGCGCGGTGTCACCGTTCTCGAATCCGCACGCGGCGCATTCGTGCGCGACGCCGAAGGCAACGAACTGCTCGATGCGTTCTCGGGGCTCTGGTGCGTCAACGTCGGCTACGGCCACGAGAGCATCGTCACGGCAGCCGCCGAACAGATGCGCAAGCTGCCCTATGCCACCGGCTATTTTCATTTCGGCAATGCGCCCGCCATCGAGCTCGCGAGCCAGCTCGTCGAACGCGCACCCGCATCGCTGCGGCACGTCTATTTCACGCTCGGCGGCTCGGATGCCGTCGATTCGGCCGTGCGCTTCATCACGCACTTTTTCAACGCCACGGGGCGCCCGCATAAAAAGCAGTTCATTGCTCTCGAGCGCGGCTACCACGGTTCGTCGTCCACAGGCTCGGGGCTAACCGCGCTTGCCGCCTTTCATCGGCATTTCGATGTGCCGTTGCCGCACCAGCATCATATTGCCTCGCCTTACGCCTACCGCAGCGATTATGCGAGCGATGCCGCGCTCATCGCCGCCTCCGTCAAGGCGCTCGAGGCGAAAGTCGCGGCGCTCGGCGGCGCCGAGCGTGTGGCCGCTTTCTTCTGCGAGCCAATTCAGGGGTCCGGCGGCGTGATCGTGCCGCCCGTCGGCTGGCTCAAGGCCATGCGCGAGGCCTGCCGCAGGCTCGGCATTCTGTTCGTCGCCGACGAAGTCATCACGGGCTTCGGCCGCACCGGCCCGCTCTTCGCCTGCGAAGCGGAAGGCGTCGAGCCGGATCTGATGACGATCGCGAAGGGGCTGACGGCCGGCTACGCGCCGATGGGGGCCGTCATGATGTCCGACGAAATCTACCGCGGCTTGGCCGACGCCGATTCCGATGCGGCCATCGGGCACGGCTACACCTACTCGGCGCATCCGGTCAGCGCGGCGATCGGCCTGGAAGTCATGCGGCTTTACCACGAGGGTGGTTTGCTCGACAACGCGCAGGCGCTCGCACCGCGCTTCGGCGCGGGGCTCGACGCACTGCTCGCGCATCCGCTCGTGGGCGACTCGCGCCACCGCGGCCTGCTGGGCGCGCTCGAACTGGTTGCCGACAAGGAAACGAAAGCCGGCTTCGATCCCGCGCTGAAGCTGCCCGAGCGGATCGCGGCGGCGGCCTATCGCAACAAGCTGATCTTCCGCGCATTCGGCGATAATATTCTCGGCTTCGCACCCGCGCTGTCCTATACGGCGGACGAATTCGACCTGCTTTTCGAGCGGCTCGCGCGCACGCTCGACGATGTGCTGGCGCAAAGCGACGTTCGCGCCGCATTAGGTAGCGGAATTGGCGCTCACGCGTGCTAA
- a CDS encoding NAD(P)/FAD-dependent oxidoreductase: MKLDSYWLDTAPALPFDAAAPVEGRVDVAIVGGGFTGLSAAQALARRGASVAVLDAGRIGGGASGRNGGQVNTGVAQDFGALVAQLGLERARRCYLAYEAAVDTVERLVQEESIDCDYLASGKLKLASKPRHFEHLAATAELIRREVDPNIELIDPARIRDEVGSDRFHGGLLQRHGGQMHMGKFAVGLAAAAQRHGAVFHEHAPVSAIEKLGTRGYRLSSPRGALEAERVLIATGPSRHGPFGWFRRRLAPIGSFIVVTEPLGHSVVARLFPGRRAYTTTRLMHNYFRVTADSRLVFGGRARFTASERPSDAKSGRILQHALAELFPELAHARIDYCWGGLVDMTADRLPRAGQHDGLYFSMGYSGHGTQMSTHMGQVMADVIAGREDANPWRDFAWPAIPGHTGKPWFLPIVGAYYRIKDVFY, from the coding sequence ATGAAGCTCGACTCCTATTGGCTCGACACCGCACCCGCATTGCCGTTCGATGCGGCGGCGCCTGTCGAGGGTCGCGTCGACGTCGCCATCGTCGGCGGCGGCTTCACGGGGCTCTCGGCGGCGCAGGCGCTCGCGCGGCGCGGCGCCTCGGTGGCCGTGCTCGATGCCGGGCGCATCGGGGGCGGCGCATCGGGCAGAAACGGTGGACAAGTCAACACGGGTGTGGCGCAGGATTTCGGTGCGCTCGTGGCTCAGCTCGGCCTCGAGCGGGCAAGACGCTGCTATCTCGCTTACGAGGCCGCCGTCGATACGGTGGAGCGCCTCGTCCAGGAGGAGTCGATCGACTGCGACTACCTCGCTTCGGGCAAGCTCAAGCTTGCCTCGAAGCCTCGTCATTTCGAGCACCTCGCGGCCACGGCCGAGTTGATCCGGCGCGAGGTCGATCCGAATATCGAATTGATCGACCCCGCCCGCATTCGCGACGAAGTGGGCTCCGACCGGTTTCACGGCGGCCTGCTGCAGCGACACGGCGGCCAGATGCACATGGGCAAGTTCGCCGTTGGGCTCGCCGCCGCGGCGCAACGGCACGGCGCGGTGTTTCACGAGCATGCGCCAGTCAGCGCAATAGAGAAACTGGGCACGCGCGGCTACCGGCTCAGCTCGCCGCGTGGGGCGCTCGAGGCGGAGCGCGTGTTGATCGCCACGGGGCCGTCGCGCCATGGCCCGTTCGGCTGGTTTCGGCGCAGGCTCGCACCGATCGGCTCGTTCATCGTCGTCACCGAGCCGCTCGGGCATTCCGTCGTGGCGCGCCTTTTTCCGGGCCGCCGCGCCTATACGACCACGCGCCTCATGCACAACTACTTTCGCGTGACGGCCGATTCGCGTCTCGTGTTCGGCGGGCGCGCGCGATTCACCGCCTCCGAGCGGCCGTCCGACGCGAAGAGCGGCCGCATCTTGCAGCATGCGCTGGCCGAACTGTTCCCCGAGCTTGCGCACGCGCGCATCGACTACTGCTGGGGCGGGCTCGTCGACATGACGGCCGACCGGCTGCCGCGCGCGGGTCAGCACGACGGGCTCTATTTCTCGATGGGCTACAGCGGGCACGGCACGCAGATGTCGACGCACATGGGACAGGTGATGGCCGACGTCATCGCCGGACGCGAGGACGCGAACCCCTGGCGCGACTTCGCGTGGCCCGCGATTCCGGGCCATACGGGCAAACCGTGGTTCTTGCCGATCGTCGGCGCCTATTACCGCATCAAGGACGTTTTCTACTGA
- a CDS encoding 2-hydroxyacid dehydrogenase yields MTFLYKADPARGETWARLFAERAPQLPFRVWPDVGDPAEVRYLAAWQPPEDPARTLPNLEIVFSVGAGVDQFDLGGIPARIPVVRMMEPGIVEGMVEYVCQAVLSLQRDLFDYASQQEAGVWRPLPVRPASSCRVGVLGLGMLGSAVLERLRLFGFPCAGWSRSPRRLEGIACYAGPRELDAFLARTDVLVCLLPLTNETRGMLDATLLRKLPRGASLVQTGRGPHLRQDDLLGVLDDGHLAYALLDVTDPEPLPADHPLWRHPRVRITPHIASATRPETAVEAVLDNLRRHWSGLPMIGQIDRSRGY; encoded by the coding sequence ATGACGTTTCTCTACAAAGCCGATCCCGCGCGCGGCGAGACCTGGGCGCGCCTGTTCGCCGAACGCGCACCGCAGTTGCCGTTTCGTGTCTGGCCCGACGTGGGCGATCCGGCCGAAGTCCGCTATCTCGCCGCGTGGCAGCCGCCCGAAGACCCTGCACGCACGCTGCCGAATCTCGAAATCGTCTTCTCCGTCGGAGCGGGTGTCGATCAATTCGATCTCGGCGGCATTCCGGCCCGGATTCCGGTCGTGCGAATGATGGAGCCCGGGATCGTCGAAGGCATGGTCGAATACGTCTGCCAGGCCGTTCTCAGCCTGCAGCGCGACCTGTTCGACTATGCGAGTCAGCAGGAAGCAGGCGTATGGCGGCCATTGCCGGTTCGCCCCGCCTCGTCGTGCCGGGTAGGCGTGCTCGGCCTCGGCATGCTTGGAAGCGCCGTGCTCGAACGGCTACGTCTTTTCGGCTTTCCGTGCGCGGGCTGGAGCCGCTCGCCCAGGCGGCTGGAGGGCATCGCATGCTATGCGGGCCCACGCGAACTCGACGCGTTCCTGGCTCGCACCGACGTGCTCGTGTGCCTGCTGCCGCTCACGAACGAGACGCGCGGGATGCTCGACGCGACGCTACTGCGCAAGCTGCCCCGCGGCGCCTCGCTGGTCCAGACGGGCCGGGGCCCGCACCTGCGCCAGGACGATCTTCTCGGCGTGCTCGACGATGGCCATCTCGCCTACGCGCTGCTCGACGTCACCGATCCCGAGCCCCTGCCTGCCGACCATCCGCTCTGGCGTCACCCGCGCGTACGCATCACACCGCACATCGCGAGCGCCACGCGCCCGGAAACCGCCGTCGAAGCGGTGCTCGACAACCTGCGGCGGCATTGGTCAGGACTGCCGATGATCGGCCAGATCGACCGCAGCCGCGGGTATTGA